In Bacteroides coprosuis DSM 18011, the following are encoded in one genomic region:
- a CDS encoding Histidyl-tRNA synthetase (COGs: COG0124 Histidyl-tRNA synthetase~HAMAP: Histidyl-tRNA synthetase, class IIa, subgroup~InterPro IPR002314:IPR004154:IPR015807~KEGG: bfr:BF3416 histidyl-tRNA synthetase~PFAM: Aminoacyl-tRNA synthetase, class II (G/ H/ P/ S), conserved domain; Anticodon-binding~PRIAM: Histidine--tRNA ligase~SPTR: Histidyl-tRNA synthetase;~TIGRFAM: Histidyl-tRNA synthetase, class IIa, subgroup~IMG reference gene:2504106422~PFAM: Anticodon binding domain; tRNA synthetase class II core domain (G, H, P, S and T)~TIGRFAM: histidyl-tRNA synthetase), whose translation MAAKPGIPKGTRDFSPAEMAKRNYIFDTIRNVYHLYGFQQIETPAMENLSTLMGKYGDEGDKLLFKIQNSGDYFSKLTDEELLSRDAAKLASKFCEKGLRYDLTVPFARYVVMHRNEITFPFKRYQIQPVWRADRPQKGRYREFYQCDADVVGSDSLLNEIELMEIVDTVFTKFDIRVCIKINNRKILSGIAEVIGESDKIVDITVAIDKLDKVGLDNVNKELSEKGISDEAIAKLQPIINLSGTNAEKLTVLKDVLASSEIGLKGVEESQFILEALSTLELKNEIELDLTLARGLNYYTGAIFEVKALDVEIGSITGGGRYDNLTGVFGLKDVSGVGISFGADRIYDVLNQLELYPKDALFGSQLLFINFGEKEAAYCLKVLTKVRKAGIRAEIYPDFGAKMKKQMTYANNNQVAFVAMVGENEMAEGKISLKNMETGEQKAVTIEELVNIIKK comes from the coding sequence ATGGCAGCAAAACCAGGTATACCAAAAGGAACAAGAGATTTCTCGCCAGCAGAAATGGCGAAGCGTAATTATATTTTTGATACAATTCGTAACGTATATCATCTTTATGGTTTTCAGCAGATAGAAACTCCTGCAATGGAGAATCTTTCTACTTTAATGGGAAAATATGGTGATGAAGGAGATAAGCTTCTATTCAAAATACAGAATTCAGGAGATTATTTTTCTAAATTGACTGATGAAGAATTACTAAGTAGAGATGCCGCAAAATTAGCAAGTAAGTTTTGTGAAAAAGGATTGCGTTACGATTTAACAGTACCATTTGCTCGTTATGTTGTAATGCATCGTAATGAGATAACCTTCCCTTTCAAGCGCTATCAAATTCAGCCTGTTTGGAGAGCTGATAGACCACAAAAAGGTAGATACCGTGAATTCTATCAATGTGATGCCGATGTTGTAGGTAGCGATTCTCTATTGAATGAAATAGAGTTGATGGAAATAGTAGATACTGTTTTTACCAAGTTTGACATTCGTGTATGCATCAAAATTAATAATAGAAAGATTTTATCAGGAATTGCCGAAGTAATTGGAGAATCTGATAAAATCGTTGATATAACAGTTGCAATTGACAAGCTTGATAAAGTGGGCTTGGATAATGTAAATAAAGAATTATCAGAAAAAGGTATTTCTGATGAAGCGATAGCCAAGCTTCAACCGATAATCAATTTATCTGGTACAAATGCAGAAAAACTAACTGTCTTGAAAGATGTTTTGGCTAGTAGTGAGATCGGTTTAAAAGGTGTTGAAGAGAGTCAATTCATCTTAGAAGCTCTAAGTACATTAGAGCTTAAAAATGAGATTGAATTGGATCTTACTTTAGCTAGAGGCTTAAATTACTATACTGGAGCTATTTTTGAAGTGAAAGCTTTGGATGTGGAAATAGGAAGTATAACAGGTGGTGGTCGTTATGATAACCTGACAGGAGTATTTGGTTTAAAAGATGTTTCTGGAGTAGGTATCTCTTTTGGCGCTGATCGTATTTATGATGTACTCAATCAATTAGAGTTATACCCTAAAGATGCTTTATTTGGCAGTCAACTTCTATTTATTAACTTTGGTGAAAAAGAAGCAGCATATTGCTTGAAAGTTTTAACTAAGGTCAGAAAAGCAGGAATTAGAGCCGAAATATATCCTGATTTTGGAGCAAAAATGAAGAAACAAATGACTTATGCCAATAATAACCAGGTTGCTTTTGTTGCAATGGTTGGTGAAAATGAAATGGCTGAAGGTAAAATTTCTTTGAAAAATATGGAAACAGGCGAACAAAAGGCTGTTACTATAGAAGAGTTGGTAAATATTATTAAGAAATAA
- a CDS encoding 10 kDa chaperonin (COGs: COG0234 Co-chaperonin GroES (HSP10)~HAMAP: Chaperonin Cpn10~InterPro IPR020818~KEGG: bth:BT_1830 co-chaperonin GroES~PFAM: Chaperonin Cpn10~SMART: Chaperonin Cpn10~SPTR: 10 kDa chaperonin;~IMG reference gene:2504106423~PFAM: Chaperonin 10 Kd subunit) — MNIKPLADRVLILPAPAEEKTVGGIIIPDTAKEKPLKGEVIAVGQGTKDEEMVLKVGNTVLYGKYAGTTLEHEGKEYLIMRQSDVVAIIG, encoded by the coding sequence ATGAATATTAAACCTTTGGCAGATAGAGTGTTGATACTCCCTGCACCTGCAGAAGAAAAGACAGTTGGCGGTATCATTATTCCTGATACAGCAAAAGAAAAACCTCTTAAAGGTGAAGTGATAGCTGTTGGTCAAGGTACTAAAGACGAAGAAATGGTGTTAAAAGTTGGTAACACTGTACTATATGGTAAATATGCTGGTACAACATTAGAGCATGAAGGAAAAGAATACCTTATCATGCGTCAAAGTGATGTAGTAGCAATCATTGGTTAA
- a CDS encoding 60 kDa chaperonin (COGs: COG0459 Chaperonin GroEL (HSP60 family)~HAMAP: Chaperonin Cpn60~InterPro IPR002423:IPR001844~KEGG: bfs:BF3222 chaperonin GroEL~PFAM: Chaperonin Cpn60/TCP-1~SPTR: 60 kDa chaperonin;~TIGRFAM: Chaperonin Cpn60~IMG reference gene:2504106424~PFAM: TCP-1/cpn60 chaperonin family~TIGRFAM: chaperonin GroL), whose protein sequence is MAKEILFNIDARDQLKQGVDALADAVKVTLGPKGRNVIIEKKFGAPHITKDGVTVAKEVELEDAYQNTGAQLVKEVASKTGDDAGDGTTTATVLAQAIVAEGVKNVTAGANPMDLKRGIDKAVAKVVESIKSQAIQVDDNYDSVEQVATVSANNDELIGKLIADAVRKVSKDGVITIEEAKSMDTSIGIVEGMQFDRGYLSPYFVTNTEKMECEMENPYILIYDKKISNLKEFLPILEPAVQSGRPLLVIAEDVDSEALTTLVVNRLRSQLKICAVKAPGFGDRRKEMLEDIAILTGGIVISEEKGLKLEQATVEMLGSTEKVTVSKDNTTIVNGSGDSKLIKERCEQIKSQIEASTSDYDKEKLQERLAKLSGGVAVLYVGAASEVEMKEKKDRVDDALCATRAAIEEGIVPGGGVAYIRAIEALEGLAGETADEETGIAIIKRAIEEPLRQIVANAGKEGAVVVQKVREAKGEFGYNARYDRYEDLVKAGVVDPAKVTRVALENAASIAGMFLTTECVIVDKKEENPMPMGGNPMGGMGGMM, encoded by the coding sequence ATGGCTAAAGAAATTTTATTCAATATTGATGCTCGTGATCAACTAAAACAAGGTGTTGACGCGCTAGCTGATGCTGTAAAAGTAACACTAGGACCAAAAGGTCGTAACGTAATTATCGAAAAGAAATTTGGTGCACCTCATATTACTAAAGATGGTGTAACAGTAGCAAAAGAAGTAGAACTAGAAGATGCTTATCAAAATACAGGTGCTCAACTTGTAAAAGAGGTAGCTTCTAAAACTGGTGATGATGCTGGTGATGGTACAACTACAGCTACTGTACTTGCTCAAGCAATTGTAGCAGAAGGAGTAAAGAATGTTACAGCTGGAGCAAATCCAATGGATCTTAAGAGAGGTATTGATAAGGCTGTTGCAAAAGTTGTAGAATCTATCAAAAGTCAAGCTATTCAAGTTGATGATAATTATGATAGTGTGGAACAAGTTGCTACAGTATCTGCCAATAACGACGAACTAATTGGTAAATTAATTGCTGATGCTGTTCGTAAAGTTTCTAAAGATGGTGTTATTACTATCGAAGAAGCTAAGAGTATGGATACATCAATAGGCATTGTTGAAGGTATGCAATTTGATCGTGGTTATCTTTCTCCATATTTTGTAACAAATACAGAAAAGATGGAGTGTGAAATGGAAAACCCATACATCTTAATTTACGATAAGAAGATTTCTAACTTAAAAGAATTCTTACCTATTCTAGAACCAGCAGTTCAGTCAGGTCGTCCTCTTCTTGTTATTGCTGAAGATGTTGATAGTGAAGCTTTAACCACACTTGTAGTAAACCGTCTTCGTTCACAATTAAAAATCTGTGCTGTTAAAGCTCCAGGTTTTGGCGATAGAAGAAAAGAAATGCTTGAAGATATTGCTATTCTTACAGGTGGTATTGTTATAAGTGAAGAAAAAGGACTTAAACTAGAACAAGCAACTGTTGAAATGTTGGGTTCTACTGAAAAAGTAACTGTTTCAAAAGACAATACAACTATTGTAAATGGTTCTGGTGATAGTAAACTCATCAAAGAACGTTGTGAACAGATTAAATCACAAATTGAAGCTTCTACTTCAGATTACGATAAAGAAAAACTTCAAGAACGTCTTGCTAAACTTTCAGGTGGAGTAGCTGTACTATATGTTGGTGCTGCTTCTGAAGTTGAAATGAAAGAAAAGAAAGACCGTGTAGATGATGCTCTTTGTGCAACTAGAGCAGCTATTGAAGAAGGTATCGTTCCTGGTGGTGGTGTGGCTTATATTAGAGCGATTGAGGCTCTAGAAGGCTTAGCTGGTGAAACTGCTGATGAAGAAACTGGTATTGCTATCATTAAGCGTGCTATTGAGGAACCTCTTCGTCAAATTGTAGCAAATGCCGGAAAAGAAGGTGCTGTAGTGGTACAAAAAGTTCGTGAAGCTAAAGGCGAATTTGGTTATAATGCTCGCTATGATAGATATGAAGATCTTGTTAAAGCAGGTGTTGTTGATCCAGCAAAGGTAACTCGTGTTGCTCTAGAAAATGCGGCATCAATTGCTGGTATGTTCTTAACAACAGAATGTGTTATTGTTGATAAAAAAGAAGAAAACCCAATGCCAATGGGTGGCAACCCAATGGGAGGCATGGGAGGTATGATGTAA
- a CDS encoding HAD-superfamily hydrolase, subfamily IA, variant 1 (COGs: COG0546 phosphatase~InterPro IPR005834:IPR006439~KEGG: bfr:BF0877 phosphoglycolate phosphatase~PFAM: Haloacid dehalogenase-like hydrolase~PRIAM: Phosphoglycolate phosphatase~SPTR: Putative uncharacterized protein;~TIGRFAM: HAD-superfamily hydrolase, subfamily IA, variant 1~IMG reference gene:2504106425~PFAM: haloacid dehalogenase-like hydrolase~TIGRFAM: haloacid dehalogenase superfamily, subfamily IA, variant 1 with third motif having Dx(3-4)D or Dx(3-4)E) yields MIKLAIFDLDGTLLNTIADLAASTNHALTQLGHPTHEIDKYNFMVGNGINKLFERALPEGQKTQENISKMRSLFIAYYAEHLTDKSKPYEGILHVLESLTEKGIALAVATNKYQAGSETLIKHFFSHIPFKAVLGQREGIPTKPDPQVINEILKIVPVKNSEVLYIGDSDVDMQTAKNAQLIGCGVSWGFRPIEELQKYNPQFIVNTPLDILSIIDKYNN; encoded by the coding sequence ATGATTAAGCTCGCAATATTTGATTTAGACGGAACGCTTCTCAATACTATAGCAGATTTGGCAGCAAGTACAAACCATGCTCTTACTCAACTAGGACACCCTACTCACGAAATAGACAAGTATAATTTCATGGTAGGAAACGGAATAAATAAACTTTTTGAGAGAGCTCTTCCTGAAGGGCAAAAGACACAAGAGAATATATCAAAAATGCGATCTTTATTTATTGCCTACTATGCAGAGCATCTTACAGATAAGAGCAAACCCTATGAAGGCATTCTACACGTATTGGAATCACTAACAGAAAAGGGTATTGCACTAGCGGTTGCTACAAATAAATATCAAGCTGGATCAGAAACATTAATAAAGCACTTTTTCTCTCACATTCCCTTTAAAGCAGTTCTAGGTCAAAGAGAGGGAATTCCTACCAAACCAGATCCTCAAGTAATTAATGAAATACTAAAAATAGTGCCTGTGAAAAACTCTGAGGTATTATATATTGGAGATTCTGATGTAGATATGCAAACAGCAAAAAATGCTCAATTGATTGGATGTGGAGTAAGTTGGGGATTTAGACCTATTGAAGAACTACAAAAGTATAATCCTCAATTTATTGTAAACACTCCCCTAGATATACTTAGCATTATTGATAAGTACAATAATTAA
- a CDS encoding Enoyl-(acyl-carrier-protein) reductase (NADH) (COGs: COG0623 Enoyl-(acyl-carrier-protein)~KEGG: bvu:BVU_1986 enoyl-[acyl-carrier-protein] reductase~PRIAM: Enoyl-[acyl-carrier-protein] reductase (NADH)~SPTR: Enoyl-[acyl-carrier-protein] reductase;~IMG reference gene:2504106426) yields MSYNLLKGKRGIIFGALNDQSIAWKVAERAVEEGATITLSNTAVAVRMGQVSELGQKLNCEVIPADATSLEDLENVFKKSMEVLGGKIDFVLHSIGMSPNVRKGRDYDDLNYDFLNKTLDISAISFHKMLQAAKKQDAIAEEGSVLALTYIAAQRTFCGYNDMADAKSLLESIARSFGYIYGRSSKVRVNTISQSPTMTTAGQGVSGMDKLFHFAEKLSPLGNADADDCANYCMVMFSDLTKKVTMQNLYHDGGFSSVGMSDDAIEVFEKGLE; encoded by the coding sequence ATGAGTTATAATTTATTAAAAGGAAAAAGAGGTATTATTTTTGGTGCATTGAATGACCAATCTATTGCTTGGAAAGTTGCTGAAAGAGCTGTAGAAGAAGGTGCAACAATTACTCTATCAAATACAGCAGTAGCTGTACGTATGGGACAAGTAAGTGAGCTTGGTCAAAAGCTTAACTGTGAAGTTATTCCTGCTGATGCTACTAGCCTAGAAGACCTTGAAAATGTATTCAAAAAATCTATGGAAGTATTGGGTGGTAAAATAGACTTCGTTCTTCACTCTATTGGTATGTCTCCAAACGTTCGTAAAGGTAGAGACTATGATGACTTAAACTATGACTTCCTAAATAAGACATTGGATATTTCTGCTATATCTTTCCATAAAATGTTACAAGCTGCTAAAAAACAAGATGCTATTGCGGAAGAAGGTTCTGTATTAGCTCTTACTTATATTGCTGCTCAACGTACTTTCTGTGGATATAATGATATGGCTGATGCTAAATCTCTTTTAGAATCAATTGCTCGTAGCTTTGGTTATATCTATGGTAGATCTAGTAAGGTTCGTGTAAATACAATATCTCAATCTCCTACTATGACAACTGCAGGGCAAGGAGTTAGTGGTATGGATAAATTATTCCATTTTGCTGAAAAACTATCTCCACTAGGAAATGCAGATGCAGATGATTGTGCAAATTATTGTATGGTAATGTTCTCAGACTTAACCAAGAAAGTAACTATGCAAAATTTATATCATGATGGAGGATTCTCTAGTGTGGGTATGAGTGATGATGCTATTGAAGTTTTCGAAAAAGGATTGGAATAA
- a CDS encoding Uroporphyrin-III C/tetrapyrrole (Corrin/Porphyrin) methyltransferase (COGs: COG0313 methyltransferase~InterPro IPR000878~KEGG: bth:BT_4190 putative S-adenosylmethionine-dependent methytransferase~PFAM: Tetrapyrrole methylase~SPTR: Tetrapyrrole methylase family protein;~IMG reference gene:2504106427~PFAM: Tetrapyrrole (Corrin/Porphyrin) Methylases~TIGRFAM: probable S-adenosylmethionine-dependent methyltransferase, YraL family) — translation MKPALYLIPVTLGDTSIEQVLPAYNKDIILSIKHFIVEDIRSARRFLKKVDQDIDIDSLRFYELNKRTPKSQFSNYLDPLHNGESMGVISEAGCPAVADPGADVVAIAQKKGLNVVPLVGPSSIILGVMASGFNGQSFAFNGYLPIDTNERMKSLKNLETKIYQEDQTQLFIETPYRNHKMLDDILAHCRPQTKLCIAANITCPDEYIQTKSVQEWKKGVPNLAKVPCIFLLYK, via the coding sequence ATGAAACCTGCATTATATTTAATTCCCGTAACACTGGGAGATACCTCCATAGAACAAGTTTTACCTGCTTATAATAAAGATATTATTCTTAGTATAAAACACTTTATCGTTGAAGATATACGTTCGGCTAGACGCTTTCTAAAAAAAGTAGATCAGGATATAGATATTGATAGTTTACGCTTTTATGAGCTCAATAAAAGAACTCCAAAAAGTCAGTTTTCAAATTATCTTGATCCTTTGCATAATGGTGAATCTATGGGTGTTATCTCAGAGGCTGGTTGCCCTGCTGTAGCAGACCCAGGTGCAGACGTTGTTGCTATTGCTCAAAAGAAAGGATTAAATGTAGTTCCTTTAGTGGGACCATCATCTATTATTTTGGGTGTTATGGCTTCTGGGTTTAATGGGCAAAGCTTTGCCTTCAATGGTTATTTACCAATAGATACCAACGAGAGAATGAAAAGTTTAAAGAACCTTGAAACTAAAATTTATCAAGAAGATCAAACTCAACTATTCATTGAAACTCCTTATCGTAATCATAAGATGTTAGATGATATTTTAGCACATTGTAGACCTCAGACTAAGCTTTGTATTGCGGCAAATATTACTTGTCCAGATGAATATATTCAAACAAAATCGGTTCAAGAATGGAAAAAAGGGGTACCCAATTTGGCTAAAGTTCCTTGTATTTTTCTCTTGTACAAATAA
- a CDS encoding putative transmembrane protein (KEGG: bfs:BF0897 putative transmembrane protein~SPTR: Putative uncharacterized protein;~IMG reference gene:2504106428), whose amino-acid sequence MSKKGNLSSAFNMSLGFLPILVTIVLCLFISQDIAIYIGTGIGALASLRTAVVKGAKVPRFILYISTIILFLFTVATFVYCKYCPYGYLPLTIEISAFIMMAILYMHKQRFINFFIDRQDSCSKRFYAQGAESAVVAARIFLMVASIHFALILVLMMTAHPILETHIILFNRYLPPIVFLLTIVFNQIAIFYFNRITRHIEYVPIVNKQGAVIGKTMALEAIRYKNEYINPVIRIAAFSQGKLYLCNRSQNCIIDQDKIDIPMECYLKYGETLEHGAKRLIKNAFPKVKGVDPFFNIMYHFENKHTNRLIYLFMVETDNPDLLYNLNFKNGRLWTFQEVEAQMGKNMFSECFKHEYQHLKEVICTREKYKEL is encoded by the coding sequence ATGAGTAAAAAAGGAAATTTATCTTCAGCTTTCAATATGTCTTTAGGCTTTTTACCAATACTAGTTACTATAGTATTATGCCTATTTATATCTCAAGATATAGCTATCTATATTGGAACTGGTATAGGTGCTTTAGCTTCTTTGAGAACAGCCGTTGTTAAAGGAGCTAAAGTTCCTAGATTTATTCTTTATATAAGTACAATAATATTATTTTTATTTACAGTAGCGACTTTTGTCTATTGTAAGTACTGTCCGTATGGTTATCTACCTTTAACTATTGAAATAAGTGCATTTATAATGATGGCTATTTTATATATGCACAAACAACGATTTATCAATTTCTTTATTGATAGACAAGATTCTTGCAGTAAGAGATTTTATGCTCAAGGTGCTGAATCTGCCGTTGTAGCTGCACGTATTTTTTTGATGGTAGCAAGCATTCATTTTGCTCTTATTCTTGTATTAATGATGACTGCCCACCCTATCTTAGAAACTCACATCATTTTATTTAATAGATATCTTCCTCCAATAGTATTTTTACTGACCATAGTATTCAACCAAATAGCTATATTTTATTTTAACAGAATAACAAGACACATAGAATATGTACCTATTGTGAATAAACAAGGAGCTGTTATAGGGAAAACGATGGCCTTAGAAGCTATCAGATACAAGAATGAATATATTAATCCTGTGATCAGAATTGCAGCTTTTAGCCAAGGTAAACTCTACCTATGCAATCGTTCACAAAACTGCATTATTGATCAAGATAAAATAGATATTCCCATGGAATGCTATTTAAAGTATGGAGAAACGCTAGAGCACGGCGCCAAAAGACTTATTAAGAATGCTTTTCCTAAAGTGAAAGGTGTAGATCCATTCTTCAATATCATGTATCATTTTGAAAACAAACACACCAACCGACTTATCTATCTCTTTATGGTAGAGACAGATAATCCAGATTTGCTATATAATCTAAACTTCAAGAATGGCCGACTTTGGACTTTCCAAGAAGTCGAAGCTCAAATGGGTAAGAATATGTTTAGCGAATGTTTTAAACATGAATACCAACATCTGAAAGAAGTTATTTGTACAAGAGAAAAATACAAGGAACTTTAG
- a CDS encoding Lipoyl synthase (COGs: COG0320 Lipoate synthase~HAMAP: Lipoate synthase~InterPro IPR007197:IPR006638:IPR003698~KEGG: bfs:BF0898 lipoyl synthase~PFAM: Radical SAM~PRIAM: Lipoyl synthase~SMART: Elongator protein 3/MiaB/NifB~SPTR: Putative uncharacterized protein;~TIGRFAM: Lipoate synthase~IMG reference gene:2504106429~PFAM: Radical SAM superfamily~TIGRFAM: lipoate synthase): protein MNERVRKPEWLKIKIGANQRYTDTKKIVDSHCLHTICTSGRCPNLGECWGRGTATFMISGEICTRSCKFCNTMTGKPLALNQEEPTNVAKSIALMKLDHAVITSVDRDDLPDQGAEHWAKTITEIKRLNPNTTIEVLIPDFQGKPELIQKVIDAKPDIISHNMETIKRISPNVRSAANYSRSLSVIRQIADSGIRAKSGIMVGLGETEEEVYELMDDLRAVNCQVLTIGQYLQPSKKHYPVAAYITPQQFTKYREIGEAKGFDKVESAPLVRSSYHAEKHIVTK from the coding sequence ATGAACGAACGCGTAAGAAAACCAGAGTGGCTGAAAATAAAAATCGGTGCAAACCAACGTTACACAGATACTAAAAAGATTGTAGACTCCCACTGCCTACACACCATTTGCACTAGTGGAAGATGTCCTAACCTTGGAGAATGCTGGGGAAGAGGAACTGCTACTTTCATGATTTCAGGTGAAATATGTACTCGGAGTTGTAAATTCTGCAATACGATGACGGGGAAACCCCTTGCTCTTAATCAGGAAGAACCAACCAATGTCGCTAAATCTATTGCTCTCATGAAACTAGATCATGCTGTCATTACTTCGGTAGATAGAGATGATTTACCCGATCAAGGAGCAGAACATTGGGCAAAAACAATTACAGAAATAAAACGTTTAAACCCTAATACCACTATAGAAGTTTTGATTCCAGACTTCCAGGGCAAGCCAGAGTTAATACAGAAGGTTATTGATGCTAAACCAGATATTATCTCTCATAATATGGAAACAATTAAAAGAATTTCTCCAAATGTACGTAGTGCAGCCAACTATTCTAGGAGTTTGAGTGTTATACGACAGATTGCAGATAGTGGTATTCGTGCCAAATCAGGAATAATGGTTGGCTTAGGCGAAACTGAGGAAGAAGTATATGAGCTAATGGATGACTTAAGAGCTGTTAACTGTCAAGTACTTACGATTGGACAATACCTACAACCATCAAAAAAACATTACCCTGTTGCTGCATATATAACCCCTCAACAATTTACCAAATACAGAGAAATAGGAGAAGCAAAAGGCTTTGATAAAGTGGAAAGTGCACCTCTTGTTAGGTCATCCTATCACGCAGAGAAGCATATTGTTACTAAGTAA